CAATCTTCTCCAAGATAAAATAATGCCCGAAGGGTCTGGGCTTTGTGGGATCTGTTTTTTTAAACACCATAGGATCACTTCAATCCCGTTATATCGTGGCTTTTACTCCCCACTATCCATTAAACTGATGAATCCAGTCGCCACTCACCACCATGAATTAAAAAAATAAACTCAATTAAATCATAATGCTAGCAAGTAATAATATTGGCACACTTAGTGCTTCTACTTAGGGTCGTCTGCCGGGAATTCATTCCGAATGCCCAAAAAACTGCAAAGAAATTTACCCCTCACTTCCCTCCACCCCATCCAGAGTCATCAGGATAAACCAGAGTAAGAAAGACTCTGGATGGGTTTTACCTCTCCAAGAATCGCGACCAATCCGGCTTGCAATGAAAATGGAAGGAAAGATGCGATTCGACCAAGCTTGAAACCATCTTTATTTGCGAGGAATTCATTTTTTCAACCTCTCCCCCTTGAAGGCTTACATTCCTCAGCCACTCACAAAGTTCTTGGGAAAGACCCAGGGTCTGATCTCCAAAAACCACACACCTTGTACACAATAAGCGAGCCTCTCTTAAACTAAAAAAAATCTTTTCTCCTTCTAATTTTTTTTCACAGCGCGAGCAGCCTTCAAAAGAAGGGGAAATCCCCATCCATTTTAGGTACTCCAAGGCAGTCGCCCAGAAAATTTCAATTTTGTCTCCTGCTTTTTCCAAATTTTTTAAAGCCTTTTGCAAAATCTGGAAGGAGCCGTGTTCGATGTGATTTTCATGACTAAAAAAATCGGCCATTTCTAGCAGACCCATAGCCATCATTAAAGTGAAATAATCTTTTCGGAGGTGAATATATCCAGAGATAAGCGAGGCTTGTTCAATAAACACCAAATTATTGTTTTTTCTTTCCCGAACAAGAAACTGGGCATGGGAGCAAAGGTCTAAGGTTCCACAAAAACGTTTTCGCGAAGCCCTAGCCCCTTTGGCAAGGCCACGAATCTTGCCCTTTTGCAAGGTCATCAAACTAACAATGAGGTCATTCTCCCCATAAGGCCACGTCTTTAAAACGATCGCCTCCACATTAAGCACAGAACTCATAAAAACAATCTCAGTGTAATTCCCAAAAATAGCAGCGTCAAAAGAGCCAACAAAAAGCGCTGTTTTTTTCTTTCGTTAAAATATGAAATTGAGGAAATGGACTGCTCCACCTGCACCTCTTTTAAAAAAAGCTTCAGTTGCTGCTGCACCTCTTCATCATCTAGACCTACAAAACGAACATAACTCTTCACAAAGCCCCTGAGAAAAGTGAGCCCAGGAATTTTGTGCAACTGGTTTTGCTCAATGGCCTCCAGAAATTCGCGACGAATATAGGTACCCTTGGAAATTTCATCCAAGGAAATCCCCCGCAATTCCCTTTCACGCTTGAGTAAAGCTCCAAAACGTTGAGAAAACATCTCACCTCCCACGGTTTGACATTCTCATTTGATTTTCTGTTTTTTTTAATGACTTCTCAGAAAATCCAATCTCTTTTTTGTCTCTTCTGCAATCATTTTTTCATCCGTAATGATGGCGTTTTTTAACGCGCTGCAACAAGCGCAGTGGCGTTCGACAGCTAATTCCTGAATCAGTGCCACTAAAAAACGTCGCGCTTTTTCAACATTGGCCAGCAGAGTTTGAATCACCTGCTCCACAGTGACGGAGTCGTGGTGCGGATGCCAACAATCGTAATCGGTCGCTAACGCAATAGTGGCATAGCAAAGCTGGGCCTCCCGCGCGAGCTTGGCTTCGGTCACATTGGTCATTCCAATCACATCCGCGTTCCAGCTGCGATAAATATTGGACTCGGCTTTCGTGGAGAATTGGGGCCCTTCCATGCAAACATAGGTTCCTTGGACACGATGAGGAATATCCAGTTTTTTGGCGATGGGCAAAAAAGCCTTTCTTAGATCAGAGCAGACCGGATCTGCCAAGGTCACATGGGCCACCACTCCTTCTCCAAAAAATGTGGAGATTCGTTTATAGGTTCTATCAATAAACTGATCGACAAACACCAGTTGCCCCGGCTCAATTTCTTCTTTGAGAGAACCCACCGCAGACACTGATAAAATCTGCCTCACCCCCAAACTTTTTAGCCCCCAGATATTCGCGCGATAATTTACCTCGGAGGGAGTCAATCGATGCCCTTGACCGTGACGAGCCAAAAAAACCACTTCGCGTCCCGAAAGTTTTCCCAGCACAAATTCTGCAGAAGGATCCCCAAAAGGCGTGGTCACTTTCTTTTTTTCGGTGATTTCTAGTTCCTTCATTTCGTAGAGGCCAGAGCCTCCGATGATTCCGATTTTATTCACTTTAACTCCAGGGTTAGTTCAAAGAGAGAAGAGACTTGTGGTCGTTTCGAGGACTGTCTGAGCAGCAGCAAGTTCCGCAAAAACTGGAATAAATCTCTTCTCTATTTGAAATTACTTTTTGACACTATTCCCCTCCTCTATACAAAATAACTCCCATGTGCGCCAAGAAGCTCAAGTTAAGCAGCGAATGCAAGTTTCGTCAACGTAAGCATCCAAGAGCCCATTGCCTTAATTGGGCACAGCGGGTTCGACAAGGAGTGCTGCGCCTAGGCGCAGCGTTTACTTCATGACTTCTAATCTTCAGCTACTCATCCGAGAAGCTGCACAAACTCTATCCCAAGGTGAACTTGTCGTTTTTCCCACTGAAACCGTTTATGGCTTAGGCGCTCGGGCGGATTCGGCTGCTGCAATTCAAAAGATTTACCAGGCCAAAGGACGGCCTCAAAATAATCCTCTCATTGTTCATTTTCACTCAATGTCGCAAATGAAGGAATGGATTAAACTCCCTGAGCAGGCTCAAAAATTAGGTAACAAATTTTGGCCTGGGCCGCTAACCCTTATTGTCCAAGGATCAGAAAGAATTTGTAAAGAGGCACGTGCCGGACTTAAAACCGTTGCCATTCGCATCCCCAATCACCCCATTGCCTTAGAACTTTTACGAGAAGTTGATATTCCTCTTGCTGCCCCCAGTGCTAATCGTTCGGGACACATTAGCCCTACTCAAGTGGAACATGTAAAACGTAGTTTAGGACCTCAAGTAGAAATTATTTTGGAGGGTGGCCCCTGTGAAGTGGGCCTGGAAAGTACCGTGCTGGACCTGACCACAAAACCACCCAGAATTTTAAGACCTGGAAAAATTTTGCGTGAGGAAATTGAAAATGAAATTGGGCCTGTGGACCTTATTGATCAAAAATTGCATGCAAGCGAAACTCTCGCCTCTCCCGGCTTACTTTCAAAACATTATGCCCCTGAAGCAAAGGTACTTTTAATGGAGGGCTCCGAAATTGAATATTTTTGCCGTCCTCACAAAGACGACAAAGTAGCCATTATTTTTCATTCAGCAGACTTGAAATCGAAACTTAATGAACCCGATAATTTAAAAAAAATCTATCTATCGAACAACCCAAGCAACTACGCTCAACAATTGTATTCGACTCTCTATCAGTTAGAAAATTCAGGATACAACTGCATCATCATCGAAGCCCTCCCTCAAGAGCCACAGTGGCAAGCAATTGCAAATCGTGTGAGCCGGATGATTTAGAATCTATTCATTCGGGACGAACCAAGGACACTACGCCCCTAAAGCCCATGTCTCAAATTGTTCCCCAGTTTGGTAGAGCTCCGATTCGTTATCCTCAAAAGACTCACCCACCCTCACGCTTTTTTGGATTACCTCGGCAAATGCCTCCCATAACTCTAACTCAACCTCAATAAAAGGCCTTACAAAACCGCTCTTCAATGCGATATCATAGGCCACCTGCGTCAGATCAGCTAAGAACTTCTCAGGTGAAATCTCAAGGTATACACGCTCCCGGTCCATATTACCTCTCCTTCTGATCATTATTTTATCTAAGGACAACCAACAGACCTATGCTTTCTAATGGAGATTAGGTAAAAATCCTATGATGGGAGTCAATTTGAAAGATGATTTTTGTCAGACTCGACTCCTTCCTTGACTTTAACCTGCAAGCTCCGTTAACATCGCGACAATTGGGCTTAGGTCTTTGATTCATTATGAAATTTTTCTTAAGTAGGAAAGCCAGCTTAAGCCTTAAAAATGAGGCTTTCCAGGTTTGCTTATGAAACATTTCATGCTTTATGGAGGTAGTAACATATGGCATCACGTGCCACAGGTCGCGTTAAATGGTTTAACGATAACAAAGGGTTCGGATTCATCGAGCAAGACAATGGTCCCGATGTGTTCGTTCATTATTCTGCAATTTCTGGGGATGGCTACAAGTCTCTCGCGGAAGGTCAGCAGGTAGAATTTGAAATTACAGAAGGCGCCAAAGGCTTACAAGCTGCAAACGTCAGTAAGATCTAAAAATCTGTTTTCATTAGATGCAGAAACAAAAAACCCACTTTTCAGTGGGTTTTTTTATTAGGGGATGGAGGGAATCGAAAACTGATTAAATCAGAGAAATGCCATCGATACTCGCCGGAATTTCTTTGTTCATCAATTTTAAAATTGTAGGGAACACATCCACACTGCGTGCCGGGCCCGCAGGGAGAGGATGGTTGATAAAAAAGGGAACCGCCATGTGTTCTCTCGCAAAACCACCATGGGTGGAGCGATGTTCATGTTGCTCGAAACGTTTTCTGAGATCCCAGCCGGGTTTTGCCGATAAAATGAGGTCTCCGCTGCGAGGCGATCTGAAAATTTGCAGGGCCTGCGCAAACACATCTGGATAGGAAGTCTCAAAGCTTAGATGCAAACTTTCCCTATCTGTCATCTCCTGGGGAAGCTGGGGAAAGCCGAGTGGGTCGATACCCTCTTCAACCTGATAGGAAATTTTCCCTCTCTTGCAGAAGATGCGGGAAAAACCTTTGTGATTAAAGATGACCACTGAACCATCCTTTGCTTGAGAAATCATTAAATCGATGGCCTCCTGTTTTCTCAAGAGTTCGATCAAATCCCTCCGTTGACTTCTCAATTCTTCAAAGCAGGTCCTGCCGCTCCAAGCCTTGTCCTTACTTGCTTTCAAATCTTTAAAATACAAATGAAGCATGCCATTCCCTGACACCATGCTCGCCACATCAAAACCCCATTTAAAAATCTTAGGGTAATAAAAGACTTTCAAACCTTGTTCTTCCAAAAAATGGGCAACGCCAAAATGCGAGTGAGTGGAAGAAAGTCCATGATCACTCACTACAGAAATTAAAGTTTCATCCAGCCAGTTTTTTTTTTGTAATTTGTCCAGCAGCTCGCCCAAGGCATCATCCAAAGTTCTATAAGCCTCCAGGGTTTTTTCTCCCCAGGGATCAGACAGATGCGCGTATTCATCAATAGCGGGCAAAACCACAAAAGCAAAATCAGGATCCTCGTCCAAGGCAGTCAATAATTTTTTGTACGCTGCCCTATCCACGAGCCCCCAATGATCGGTGAGATGGGCGTAATAAAAATACAAGATCCGACTCATTTTGGTCTTATTGGCCTTAAAAGTACTTCCACGATTGATGGAACTAAAAATATTAACGGGATGCTCGAACAATTGAAACAGGGTTGGGGTCTTCAGCTGTAAATCGCTGTTCATGAAAAAACTTTCCAAGCCCACATAACTTCTGAAACGCCTCCAGAGGGGCCTTCCTTCACCATAAGCCTTTTTATCAAACCAGCGGATCCCTGGGAAATTACAAGTTCCAGGATAACATCCTGTGAGATAGGGAAGATAAGCCGGCCCTGTTGTGGAGGGAAACACCGAAGTCACAGAGGCAAAACGCCCCGTTTTTTTAAAAAGCCGTTCGCAGTGAGGAAGCTTTCCTTCTTCACAGAGCTTTTCAAAAACATCCGGTCGAGAACCATCTGCCAGAAAAATAATGCAGCGCTTGTAGGTCATTAAGAATTCGAATCCATGTCTTTCAATTTCTTATTCATCCGGGTGATGAGTTCAGGATAACCATATTTTGTGATGATAGAATTGAATTGATATTTATAATTTTCAACCAGGCTTGCCTCGTCCACAATCACGTCAAAAATTTTCCAATCTTTCCCCGCTTTCATTAATTTATAATCCAGGGCTAAATTCAAATTTTCTTTGGGCACATAAATAGAAGTCTTGGTTTTGGATTTTGTCTTTTGTGCATCCAGGAAAGTATCTCCCAGATAACGAATCGTGAATTTTTTCCCACGGGTTTTTCCCTGTTCTTTTGAAAGAATGGCCTTTTTCTCGAGCAACTGAGTCATTATATTTACAAAATTATTTTGTTCAGCTGCAGATAAAGACGCCCAATGTTTGTCGAGAGAAAGCTTGGAAAGTTCGCGGATATCAAAAGTTCCAGTGATCACTTCTTTTTTGATCTGGACATTCTTCGCTTTTTCCTCGGCTGTGAGATTGTCTCCTGTCTTATAACTATCCATCTTGGTTTCCAGATCTTGAATGGCCCGGGTAGGAGTTCCCAGAGCCGCTTCTTGACCTGATTCGCGGGTTACAAGCCCCCCTGCCATCGATTTTCCATCCCCTGCCGAGTTTTGAGGCCGCGCAATCGTGGTGTCTTTCTTCGCTTGAGCTTGAACGAAAGAAGTGCAGAACAAGCAAAGCATCATCATTAGAATAATTTTCAAATTTCTTTTCATGGTTTCTCCTTATTAATACTGATAGCCAATCTTACTCATCAAAGTCGCCACCGCATTGTTATAATTAAAAATTGCTTCGAAATAACGCCCCTTCATCAACAGATAGGATTGCAGGGCCTCTCCATAGGCATTTTTATCCCCCACACCAATATCATTATTCGTTTTAGATAAAAAAACCACCTGACGTGCCAAACGGTAAGCCTGCTCCATATTTTCTAAATCGATTTTGGACTGCTTGGCATTGGAATAAGCATCCTGCATGTCTAGATTAAGCCCATCCTCTGCGTAATCTTTTAAGGCACTTACTTTGTAATATTCCAATTGTTTTTGTTTTATCTTGGCTCTGGCCTCTGTAAAATTCAGATCCCCTTTGATACGAATCCCAACACCTGCTCGGGTATAATTGAATGGGTCGTTAAAATCGCTGGTCGACCCTACATTGGCAACAGTATCTACAGTAGACCCCAACTCATAAAACATTCCAACACCCAGGTTAGGAAGTAATTTTCTCTTTTCCAGACGATATTCGGTCTCTTTCGCCTTCACCGCAATGTCCAGCAAGCGCGACTCTGGGCGATATCGTTTTGATTCTTGCAGATAAAAATCCAGATCTTTCAATTGAAAATCTACAGGACGTAAATGCTGATCTTTAATTTGATAAGAAAAATTTCTATCCATCCCTATCTGCAACCTTAAACCTGCAACGGCCAATTCGCCCTTACGAATGGTTTCTCCCAAATGTTTCAAAACTTCAAAGCGCGTCAATTTTATTTTTGCAAGCTCCAGGGGATCTGCCCCCCCTGCTTCAGCCTCTCGTTTGTTGATTTCTTCGTTTATTTTTTTGAGAGCTTCTTCCAACATTTCACGGACATCCGCCGCCAATAAAATTCCGTTATAAAGTTGTTTTACCTTCAGCACAATTTCATTGGTCTTTTGTGTCTTCTTTTCTTGAGAAGCGCCTATTCCCATTCTGGCCAAGCTCTGGGCCAACTTGATCTTTCCAAAAGTAAAGACCGGGACACCAATGCCCACCTTTACACGATTAATCATGGTGATATCACCCTTAAAAAAGGTATCGACCGCATTGGATGCATCCATAGGAACAGGGGCTGCCTCATATTCATAATCAATCACCGGAAGTCCACTAGGCTGCGCCTCTTTAAGCCTCCATTGAGAAAGTTCAATATCCAGTGCCGATTCCTTGATCTCCGAATTATTGCGCAATGCCATGCGCACACAGTCCCCCAAATCCAAAACCAGGTTTTGCTCTGCTGGACCAAAAAAATTCTGAGAAGCTGAAGGATTAGCGTCTGCTGGAACACTGTCGGAAAGATTTAAATCGGATGAAAGGGGATCGGCGTTTTTACTTTCTTGAGCAGAAACGAGAGAAGAAAAAAACAAGAGAGAGAAAAAAAATACGGCAAAGAAATTGCCTAAAATGAATATGCTATTTTTTGCTCGAAAAACTTTCAAAAAATTATCCATGAACATGAATTAATAAATTACGCTATACACTACGTTATACATATTTCCCGTTTTTGTAGGGGCGATCCCTCTGTGGTCGCCCGCACTCGAATGGACTTTGACCCAATGAAAAGCCCAGTTGCGGGCGGGCACGGAGGCACCACCCCTACAAAAAATTGGAATACTATTACGCATACCCTATCCCCCTTAAAAGGGTCAATGAAAGGATTGCGAAGGCGCCTCAGAAAATTCATTGCTCGCCTCCAAAGGCCTTAACGGAAGAGTAAAATAAAAGGAAGACCCCATGCTTTTTTTAGATTCCACCCAAATACGCCCGCCATGCAGCTCGATAATTTTTTTAGCCAAACTCAAGCCCAAGCCTGTGCCCCCATACTCTCGATTGAGATCGTTGTCGGCCTGCCGGAAATCTTCAAAAATTTTCATCTGATCTTCTTCTGAAATACCAATCCCCGTATCTTGCACACAAATCTTTAGCATCTCTCCCGATTTTTGGGCCGAGATCATTACCTTCCCTTTTTTTGTAAACTTCAAGGAATTGCTGATCAAATCATTGATCACCTGTTTCAATTCTTGCTCATCTCCGTAAATGCCGGGAGTAGAATCGGGCCAATCCATCAAAAACTGGCACTCTTGTTGATCAAAATGAGCTTGCAACAAAGCGACTGCTTCCAAAATGAGTCTTCTCAAATCGATTTTTTTAATATTCAACTCGACTAATCCCGACTGATATTTAGTGAGTTCCAAAATATGATCCACAACTTCCAAAAGTTCGCTTCCTGAATTTTTCATCATGTTCAGGTAACGAATATAATCCGTGTTCAAGCATTGATCGGGATCTTCCAACAAAAGTTCTGCCAGACCTAAAATGCCATGCAAAGGGGTTCTCAGTTCATGGGTAATGTTACTGACAAATTGAGTTTTTAGTTTTGCAAGTTCCGAAAGTTTTATATTTTGACGATACAAGGTTTCATAATAATGGGCATTTTCGATAAAAATAGCCCCCAGGGAAAGCAGGGTGGAAAACAACTCAATGTCTTCGCTGTCATAATGCTTGTCTTTTTTGGGCCCCAAATTAAAAAGCCCCAAAAATTTTTTCTCGGTCATCAAGGGAAAGCTGATCTCGGAATACCATTCTGAAAAATAAGTCAAGGCTGGGATTTTAATATCAACGAGTTTAGAATCTTCGATAAGCTGTGATTTTAAAAGAGGATGGGCATCCCGTTTAATCCATAAAATCAGTGGATGCTGGGCCGAAATAGAAACAGTCATCGGATTATAACCCAGGTTTTCTTTGAGGACATACTGTTTCAGCAAGGTGTCATAAATCAAAATGGAGGCATTGGAAGCGCCACTGAGTTCGGTAAGGGTATGCAGCAGAGTTTTGTAGACTTCCTGGGGA
The DNA window shown above is from Deltaproteobacteria bacterium and carries:
- the recO gene encoding DNA repair protein RecO, giving the protein MSSVLNVEAIVLKTWPYGENDLIVSLMTLQKGKIRGLAKGARASRKRFCGTLDLCSHAQFLVRERKNNNLVFIEQASLISGYIHLRKDYFTLMMAMGLLEMADFFSHENHIEHGSFQILQKALKNLEKAGDKIEIFWATALEYLKWMGISPSFEGCSRCEKKLEGEKIFFSLREARLLCTRCVVFGDQTLGLSQELCEWLRNVSLQGGEVEKMNSSQIKMVSSLVESHLSFHFHCKPDWSRFLER
- a CDS encoding helix-turn-helix domain-containing protein, with protein sequence MFSQRFGALLKRERELRGISLDEISKGTYIRREFLEAIEQNQLHKIPGLTFLRGFVKSYVRFVGLDDEEVQQQLKLFLKEVQVEQSISSISYFNERKKQRFLLALLTLLFLGITLRLFL
- the mtnP gene encoding S-methyl-5'-thioadenosine phosphorylase yields the protein MKELEITEKKKVTTPFGDPSAEFVLGKLSGREVVFLARHGQGHRLTPSEVNYRANIWGLKSLGVRQILSVSAVGSLKEEIEPGQLVFVDQFIDRTYKRISTFFGEGVVAHVTLADPVCSDLRKAFLPIAKKLDIPHRVQGTYVCMEGPQFSTKAESNIYRSWNADVIGMTNVTEAKLAREAQLCYATIALATDYDCWHPHHDSVTVEQVIQTLLANVEKARRFLVALIQELAVERHCACCSALKNAIITDEKMIAEETKKRLDFLRSH
- a CDS encoding threonylcarbamoyl-AMP synthase — translated: MTSNLQLLIREAAQTLSQGELVVFPTETVYGLGARADSAAAIQKIYQAKGRPQNNPLIVHFHSMSQMKEWIKLPEQAQKLGNKFWPGPLTLIVQGSERICKEARAGLKTVAIRIPNHPIALELLREVDIPLAAPSANRSGHISPTQVEHVKRSLGPQVEIILEGGPCEVGLESTVLDLTTKPPRILRPGKILREEIENEIGPVDLIDQKLHASETLASPGLLSKHYAPEAKVLLMEGSEIEYFCRPHKDDKVAIIFHSADLKSKLNEPDNLKKIYLSNNPSNYAQQLYSTLYQLENSGYNCIIIEALPQEPQWQAIANRVSRMI
- a CDS encoding cold-shock protein is translated as MASRATGRVKWFNDNKGFGFIEQDNGPDVFVHYSAISGDGYKSLAEGQQVEFEITEGAKGLQAANVSKI
- a CDS encoding alkaline phosphatase family protein, which produces MTYKRCIIFLADGSRPDVFEKLCEEGKLPHCERLFKKTGRFASVTSVFPSTTGPAYLPYLTGCYPGTCNFPGIRWFDKKAYGEGRPLWRRFRSYVGLESFFMNSDLQLKTPTLFQLFEHPVNIFSSINRGSTFKANKTKMSRILYFYYAHLTDHWGLVDRAAYKKLLTALDEDPDFAFVVLPAIDEYAHLSDPWGEKTLEAYRTLDDALGELLDKLQKKNWLDETLISVVSDHGLSSTHSHFGVAHFLEEQGLKVFYYPKIFKWGFDVASMVSGNGMLHLYFKDLKASKDKAWSGRTCFEELRSQRRDLIELLRKQEAIDLMISQAKDGSVVIFNHKGFSRIFCKRGKISYQVEEGIDPLGFPQLPQEMTDRESLHLSFETSYPDVFAQALQIFRSPRSGDLILSAKPGWDLRKRFEQHEHRSTHGGFAREHMAVPFFINHPLPAGPARSVDVFPTILKLMNKEIPASIDGISLI
- a CDS encoding ABC transporter substrate-binding protein, translated to MKRNLKIILMMMLCLFCTSFVQAQAKKDTTIARPQNSAGDGKSMAGGLVTRESGQEAALGTPTRAIQDLETKMDSYKTGDNLTAEEKAKNVQIKKEVITGTFDIRELSKLSLDKHWASLSAAEQNNFVNIMTQLLEKKAILSKEQGKTRGKKFTIRYLGDTFLDAQKTKSKTKTSIYVPKENLNLALDYKLMKAGKDWKIFDVIVDEASLVENYKYQFNSIITKYGYPELITRMNKKLKDMDSNS
- a CDS encoding TolC family protein, which encodes MFFSSLVSAQESKNADPLSSDLNLSDSVPADANPSASQNFFGPAEQNLVLDLGDCVRMALRNNSEIKESALDIELSQWRLKEAQPSGLPVIDYEYEAAPVPMDASNAVDTFFKGDITMINRVKVGIGVPVFTFGKIKLAQSLARMGIGASQEKKTQKTNEIVLKVKQLYNGILLAADVREMLEEALKKINEEINKREAEAGGADPLELAKIKLTRFEVLKHLGETIRKGELAVAGLRLQIGMDRNFSYQIKDQHLRPVDFQLKDLDFYLQESKRYRPESRLLDIAVKAKETEYRLEKRKLLPNLGVGMFYELGSTVDTVANVGSTSDFNDPFNYTRAGVGIRIKGDLNFTEARAKIKQKQLEYYKVSALKDYAEDGLNLDMQDAYSNAKQSKIDLENMEQAYRLARQVVFLSKTNNDIGVGDKNAYGEALQSYLLMKGRYFEAIFNYNNAVATLMSKIGYQY
- a CDS encoding GAF domain-containing sensor histidine kinase, which produces MFFKQRGNKYNWREIFVRYGVKLASLSNPQEVYKTLLHTLTELSGASNASILIYDTLLKQYVLKENLGYNPMTVSISAQHPLILWIKRDAHPLLKSQLIEDSKLVDIKIPALTYFSEWYSEISFPLMTEKKFLGLFNLGPKKDKHYDSEDIELFSTLLSLGAIFIENAHYYETLYRQNIKLSELAKLKTQFVSNITHELRTPLHGILGLAELLLEDPDQCLNTDYIRYLNMMKNSGSELLEVVDHILELTKYQSGLVELNIKKIDLRRLILEAVALLQAHFDQQECQFLMDWPDSTPGIYGDEQELKQVINDLISNSLKFTKKGKVMISAQKSGEMLKICVQDTGIGISEEDQMKIFEDFRQADNDLNREYGGTGLGLSLAKKIIELHGGRIWVESKKSMGSSFYFTLPLRPLEASNEFSEAPSQSFH